The following proteins are encoded in a genomic region of Notolabrus celidotus isolate fNotCel1 chromosome 19, fNotCel1.pri, whole genome shotgun sequence:
- the LOC117830889 gene encoding uncharacterized protein LOC117830889 isoform X3 has translation MRPGGRSGRSRGGSATPLFVQEKQVSDEEESGACGVVESTEGEGKEPSLSDLMSILRANRGQQEAREARQNEVTAKQDQHLKALQHQFQLLQLEIQARTTPTPEPQFSDFDQLNVEAPTLNVQYPQSQTGSSTMTLHPTVTAGQFHSQHVPRLEKLSDDDDIEHFLITFERIAVACRWQKSDWIFHLIPLLTGKARGAYVHMDIDDSLDYDLVKSAVFAKYDINPETYRQKFRSLEVDLEESPKELYARLKELYGKWIQPKGKTIQEIGEIIILEQYLRMLSPELQVWIREHNPVSALEAAKLADVFVAARKKGQPWSYNTWETRDNRKPVQHSQQEATSLGKPPMAENQPPGRLSKYPSKRPVCYLCGLEGHTKPMCPKNSVKMTQMCFVPRPHAEPEFKHDQSIKMTNIEVNGITLRALLDSGSDQTLVHRKFVPPNIISTMETIPICCVHGDEKSYVTADMYIKVSGQTYLLNIGVADNLPFDAVLGRDLPVLFDLLEPEQSRCCSAAVTRLQAKKCDETSESLSALPFFGEELEATPGKSRKTRSLRRQEKFQQTVVTSPGNTELELPLEFQVLTNITDMQKTDPSLVSFFQKAKEKEQGAEKDSDRDEYILRNGILYRQQESLLQLVVPQAARDTILGLGHSVPWAGHLGKHKTTARIKHHFHWPGLRRDVAQFCKSCPQCQITSAKIPSRAPLQPLPIIGTPFERLGMDIVGPVERSKAGNRYMLVITDYATKYPEVFPLKSIKAKSVAFCLVQFFSRVGFPCEILTDQGTNFMSTLLKQVYQLLGIRSLRTTPYHPQTDGLTERFNQTLKQMLRKFVNNSGTDWDQWLPYLLFAYREVPQASTGFSPFELLYGHEVRGPLALLREIWEGDKGSVGSVNVVSYVVQMRERLEKMGELAQSHMEEAQHQQKTWYDKSARQRSFDPGQKVLVLLPSNDNKLLAKWQGPVEVLRKLGPTTYQVSTPRQPRSSKVLHINLLKEWVQRPEKTAEVMLIRSVLEEEEVNEQYLPPSSDPVDHDLSHLSEDEQLQVRSICKSEVFQETPGRTNLVEHTIVVKEDASVRRLSYRIPERLLVALKKEVDLMLSLGIIEASKSEWCNPVVLVPKKDGSIRFCIDFRYLNSISLFDSYPTPRIDDLLERLGKAKYLTTLDLCKGYWQVPLTEQSRKLTAFRTPWGLFQFTVLPFGLHGAPATFQRLMDQVLSDFSGFAAAYLDDIVIYSNTWEEHLEHLQAVMDRIHSAGLTVNPSKCVFAAAETEYLGHIIGNGVIRPQGSPTN, from the exons atgcgTCCAGgaggaagaagtggaaggagtaGAGGAGGATCTGCAACCCCACTGTTTGTTCAGGAGAAACAAgtcagtgatgaagaggagagtgGAGCTTGTGGAGTAGTGGAAAGCACTGAGGGTGAAGGTAAAGAACCATCTCTGTCGGACCTGATGTCAATTCTACGAGCCAACAGGGGCCAGCAAGAGGCCCGGGAAGCCAGGCAGAATGAGGTAACTGCAAAACAAGATCAACATCTTAAAGCACTTCAACACCAGTTTCAGCTTTTGCAGTTAGAGATTCAGGCCAGGACAACTCCAACACCAGAGCCTCAGTTTTCAGACTTTGACCAACTAAATGTGGAGGCCCCGACCCTAAATGTACAATATCCTCAGTCCCAAACTGGGTCCAGTACCATGACACTCCATCCAACAGTCACTGCAGGTCAGTTTCATTCTCAACATGTGCCCAGATTGGAAAAATTATCAGACGATGATGACATTGAACATTTTTTGATAACATTTGAACGTATTGCTGTGGCATGCCGTTGGCAGAAATCTGACTGGATTTTTCACTTGATACCACTTCTTACTGGCAAGGCTAGAGGGGCATATGTGCACATGGATATTGATGACTCTCTTGATTATGACCTGGTTAAGTCTGCCGTTTTTGCTAAATATGACATTAACCCTGAGACCTACAGACAAAAGTTTCGCTCCCTTGAGGTGGACCTGGAGGAAAGCCCAAAGGAATTGTATGCAAGGCTCAAGGAGCTTTACGGCAAGTGGATCCAGCCTAAAGGTAAAACTATTCAAGAAATCGGTGAAATTatcattttggagcaatatTTGAGAATGCTGTCCCCTGAGCTTCAGGTCTGGATCAGGGAGCATAACCCTGTTTCGGCATTGGAGGCTGCTAAGCTAGCTGATGTCTTTGTGGCGGCCCGGAAAAAGGGGCAACCATGGAGCTACAACACATGGGAAACGAGGGACAACCGTAAACCAGTCCAACACAGCCAGCAGGAGGCAACCAGTTTGGGTAAGCCTCCCATGGCAGAGAACCAGCCACCTGGCAGGTTGTCAAAGTACCCTAGTAAAAGACCAGTTTGTTATCTCTGTGGGCTTGAGGGCCATACCAAACCCATGTGCCctaaaaactcagttaaaatgACCCAGATGTGCTTTGTACCACGGCCTCATGCTGAACCTGAGTTTAAGCATGACCAGTctattaaaatgacaaacattGAAGTTAATGGAATAACTTTAAGGGCCCTGCTTGACTCTGGGAGTGATCAGACTCTAGTGCACAGGAAGTTTGTACCACCCAACATTATCAGCACCATGGAAACCATTCCTATCTGTTGTGTTCATGGAGATGAGAAGAGTTATGTAACAGCTGATATGTACATAAAGGTATCGGGACAAACTTACCTCCTGAATATTGGAGTTGCTGATAACTTACCCTTTGATGCTGTGCTAGGACGAGATCTCCCAGTTCTTTTTGATTTGTTGGAGCCGGAGCAGAGCCGGTGCTGTAGTGCTGCTGTCACTAGATTGCAGGCAAAAAAATGTGACGAAACCTCTGAGAGTCTCAGTGCCCTGCCCTTTTTCGGGGAAGAGTTGGAAGCCACACCTGGGAAGTCTCGCAAAACTAGAAGTCTGAGAAGGCAGGAGAAGTTCCAACAAACAGTGGTAACATCCCCGGGTAATACTGAGCTAGAATTGCCTCTGGAGTTTCAAGTCCTGACCAATATCACTGATATGCAGAAAACTGATCCATCTCTAGTGTCTTTTTTCcagaaagcaaaagaaaaggaGCAAGGAGCTGAGAAGGACTCTGACAGAGATGAATATATCCTGCGGAATGGCATTCTCTACCGTCAGCAGGAGTCATTGTTGCAGCTAGTGGTTCCCCAAGCAGCTAGAGACACCATACTTGGCTTGGGGCACTCTGTTCCCTGGGCTGGCCACCTAGGTAAGCACAAAACTACAGCCCGAATCAAACATCATTTCCACTGGCCTGGCCTTCGCAGGGATGTTGCCCAATTCTGTAAAAGTTGCCCTCAGTGCCAAATAACATCTGCTAAGATACCTTCCAGAGCTCCCCTGCAGCCGCTACCCATCATTGGCACCCCGTTTGAACGCCTTGGAATGGATATTGTTGGTCCTGTAGAAAGAAGCAAGGCTGGAAACCGTTACATGCTGGTTATAACGGACTATGCTACCAAGTACCCAGAAGTTTTTCCACTAAAGTCTATCAAAGCAAAATCGGTTGCATTCTGTCTGGTACAGTTTTTCTCCAGAGTAGGTTTCCCCTGTGAAATACTAACTGATCAGGGAACTAACTTCATGTCAACTCTGCTGAAACAGGTGTACCAGTTACTTGGTATCAGGAGCCTGAGGACTACACCATATCATCCTCAAACTGATGGATTGACCGAACGCTTTAACCAGACATTGAAACAAATGCTCCGGAAGTTTGTGAACAACAGCGGAACAGACTGGGATCAATGGCTGCCGTACCTCCTTTTTGCATACAGAGAAGTACCCCAGGCCTCAACAGGTTTCTCTCCTTTCGAACTGTTGTATGGGCATGAAGTCCGGGGGCCCCTAGCACTGCTGAGAGAGATTTGGGAGGGAGACAAGGGGAGTGTTgggtctgttaatgttgtttcCTATGTTGTCCAGATGAGGGAGCGGCTGGAGAAAATGGGTGAGCTTGCCCAGTCACACATGGAAGAGGCCCAGCATCAGCAGAAAACCTGGTATGACAAGTCGGCTAGACAGAGATCTTTCGACCCAGGTCAGAAAGTGCTCGTGCTACTCCCCAGCAATGACAACAAGTTGCTGGCAAAGTGGCAGGGACCGGTTGAAGTTCTAAGAAAACTTGGGCCAACTACGTACCAGGTATCAACCCCAAGGCAGCCACGCTCCAGCAAGGTTCTGCACATAAATCTTTTAAAGGAGTGGGTGCAGCGGCCTGAAAAGACAGCAGAAGTGATGCTCATAAGAAgtgtgctggaggaggaggaagtgaatgAACAATACTTGCCTCCTTCAAGTGACCCAGTTGACCACGACCTCAGCCACCTCTCAGAAGACGAACAGCTTCAGGTGAGATCTATCTGTAAATCAGAAGTATTTCAGGAGACTCCTGGAAGGACAAACCTTGTTGAACATACTATTGTTGTGAAGGAAGATGCTTCTGTGAGAAGGTTGAGTTACAGGATCCCTGAACGCCTGCTGGTCGCGCTAAAAAAGGAGGTGGACCTGATGCTTTCCCTGGGGATCATCGAGGCTTCAAAGAGCGAATGGTGCAACCCAGTAGTCCTTGTACCCAAGAAGGATGGAAGTATAAGGTTCTGTATTGATTTCAGGTACCTGAATTCCATTTCTCTGTTTGATTCATATCCAACTCCAAGAATTGACGATCTGTTAGAAAGACTTGGGAAAGCCAAATACTTGACCACATTAGATCTCTGCAAGGGTTATTGGCAGGTTCCCCTCACTGAGCAGTCAAGGAAGCTGACAGCTTTCAGGACACCGTGGGGGCTCTTCCAATTCACAGTACTGCCATTTGGGTTGCACGGTGCCCCAGCAACTTTCCAGAGACTCATGGACCAGGTACTCTCAGATTTTTCTGGTTTTGCTGCAGCATATCTAGATGACATTGTCATTTACAGTAACACCTGGGAGGAGCACCTGGAGCATCTGCAGGCTGTCATGGATCGCATTCATTCTGCTGGGCTGACTGTGAACCCATCAAAgtgtgtctttgctgctgcGGAGACAGAGTACCTGGGCCACATCATTGGGAATGGAGTAATCCGTCCTCAG GGCAGCCCTACTAACTGA